In the genome of Muntiacus reevesi chromosome 5, mMunRee1.1, whole genome shotgun sequence, one region contains:
- the CD5 gene encoding T-cell surface glycoprotein CD5: MGSQHPPLAALYLLELLVTSCLGGLKVEDQGPPVRLSSSGSRCQGRLEVYQEREWRAVQSQSWGQRPPHQVNPKPFSKLCQELQCGDPFVLSPLRHFTEKPLRNFVICHGQLASFSNCTRSRESWADSLALICLEPPRTTAPPTTSPPTTTPEPTAPPRFQLVAEPGGLRCAGLVEFYSGGLGGTIGIESQDEIKDLGQLICAELQCGSFLKPLSVTEAAWTPEPGDHRPLPIRWEIQNPRCASLEQCFRKVQPRVDGQALGLICSDFQPKVQSRLVGGSDTCEGSVEVRQGQQWGTLCDSSWAKGTARWEEVCREQQCGNVSFYQGLDPSEKTLGGFYCPPGILSRCHQLMEKRSHCKRVFVTCQNSSRAGLGAGTVMSIILALVLLAVLLVVCGPLAYKKVVKKFRQKKQRQWIGPTGMNQNMSFHRNHTVTVRSQVENATASHVENEYSQPPRNSQISAYPALEGALHRISTQPDNSSDSDYDLHGAQRL, translated from the exons TCACTTCCTGCCTCGGAGGGCTCAAGGTGGAGGACCAAG GGCCCCCTGTGAGACTAAGCAGCTCTGGCTCACGGTGTCAGGGCCGTCTGGAGGTCTACCAGGAGAGAGAGTGGCGCGCGGTGCAGAGCCAGAGCTGGGGCCAGCGTCCACCCCATCAGGTGAATCCCAAGCCGTTCTCGAAGCTGTGCCAGGAGCTGCAGTGCGGGGACCCTTTCGTCCTCTCTCCCCTGCGTCACTTCACAGAGAAGCCATTACGGAACTTCGTGATCTGCCATGGACAGCTGGCGTCCTTCTCCAACTGCACTCGCAGCAGGGAAAGCTGGGCGGACTCTCTGGCCCTCATCTGCTTAG AGCCACCGAGGACAACAGCTCCTCCCACGACCTCCCCACCCACAACCACTCCGGAGCCCACAG CACCTCCCAGGTTTCAGCTGGTGGCAGAGCCCGGGGGCCTGCGGTGTGCTGGCTTGGTGGAGTTCTACAGCGGTGGCCTGGGCGGCACCATTGGCATCGAGTCGCAGGATGAGATCAAGGACCTGGGGCAACTCATCTGTGCAGAGCTCCAGTGTGGCTCCTTCCTGAAGCCCCTGTCAGTGACTGAGGCAGCCTGGACACCAGAGCCAGGAGACCACAGGCCCTTGCCAATCCGCTGGGAGATCCAGAATCCGAGATGCGCCTCCCTGGAGCAGTGCTTCCGAAAAGTGCAGCCCCGGGTGGATGGCCAAGCTCTTGGCCTCATCTGTTCTG ATTTCCAGCCCAAGGTGCAGAGCCGCCTGGTGGGGGGCAGTGACACGTGCGAAGGCTCCGTGGAAGTGCGCCAGGGCCAGCAGTGGGGCACGCTCTGCGACAGTTCCTGGGCCAAGGGCACCGCACGGTGGGAGGAGGTGTGCCGGGAGCAGCAGTGCGGCAACGTCAGCTTCTACCAGGGGCTGGACCCCAGTGAGAAGACCCTGGGGGGCTTCTACTGTCCCCCGGGGATACTGTCCCGCTGCCACCAGCTTATGGAGAAAAGGTCACACTGCAAAAGGGTGTTTGTCACAT GCCAGAACTCCAGCCGAGCGGGCCTGGGCGCCGGCACCGTGATGAGCATTATCCTGGCCCTCGTGCTTCTGGCGGTGCTTCTGGTCGTGTGTGGCCCCCTGGCCTACAAGAAGGTCGTGAAGAAAT TCCGCCAGAAGAAGCAGCGCCAGTGGATTGGCCCGACGGGAATGAACCAGAACA TGTCTTTCCATCGCAACCACACGGTGACTGTCCGGTCCCAGGTTGAGAACGCCACGGCCTCCCACGTGGAGAACGAATacagtcagcctcccaggaacTCCCAGATCTCAGCTTATCCAG CTCTGGAAGGGGCCCTGCACCGCATCTCCACACAGCCTGATAACTCCTCCGACAGTGACTATGATCTACACGGGGCCCAGAGGCTGTAA